The DNA window TTCCAGGGAATAATCCCTCATCCCAGACTCCAGCTCctccatttctgttctttccctcttttccgCTTTACAAAAAGGTCTCTGGGAATGAGACATTTCTCCAGAACGTGATTGTTGGAAAAGAAGGGGATCCAGTGTCACCTGCCTTTCTCTTCCCAATTTACATAATTTGGGAAGTCAAAGTCTGACTTTGCAGGTAAACAAGCTGCTCCAACCTGGATATCAAGTATTCCTGCTGAACATGGGGAATACAGATGTGCAGCTCTGGAACTGAGGATGGACAAAAACCAGCTTGACCATTTTGCAGCCCTTGATTGGGATTGAAGTGGTGACTGGCTGAAGGCACTTTACCAAGGGTTTGGACGgattaaaaaaagggaattattcAGTCTGAGAACTCCTGGGTCTATTTGGAAAAGGGAGTTTCTTCATGAGACTACTCAGATTTCTCCCGTCCCAGCAATCCCACATCTCATCCTTCACACCCACCCCATGTTTCTGAAGGGGGTGAGGGGACTTCCCACCTCCAGCGACTCTAAGCAGAATCCTACCAAGGTATTATCACGTGTTGCCTGATCACTTGGGCTTGATTTATCCCAAAATGGGTCTCAGAACACACAAAATAATGTTAAAAGAGCATCACAAGGGGACAACATATTTTGGTAGAGGTGCAGGAAACGACCACATTTGAATTTCTTCTGACAATCTGAACGTCAGTGAATTCTTGACTCTTTTGGATACAGATGCCACTGATAAAATCCCTTCAAGAAtttctgtgttggttttggttttttagcATAGACTCAACATTTTATTAAGCTTTATGTAGAAACAAGACTGAGGAAGTTTTTACAGTAGCCAAGTAAGATTTCCTGGGACAGCTGTTCTTCCATCAGGGAACCTTCcatcagcagctctttgtgTGCTTTCCAGCcctcaataaataaatattgatgTGAATAAAATTGGTTTGATgcataattttttctcctttcgTTGTCACACTGCAAACACACCTCAGCCTCTCCAAAAACCCGAACCAGAACCGTTTTACCTGTCCCAAAAAACCACGTGGTGTCTTTGGCTCTCCCTGATGTCCAGGGGAGTGACAGCCAGGACTGAGCTCCAGCCACAAACCCGAACGAAAGCGGGTCATGGAAGCAGCTGTTGAAATGGTGTGACTGGAACAAGGAttaaaggagagggaggagcagggcacAGTTTGGGGGAGGGAAGATGGTTGGATTTGTTGCTTGTGATGGATGTGGGCATTGGATGGaccaggaaggaggaggagataTGAGGATTACAGAGGATTTTTGTAGTTGTCCCCAGAGGTCACTTGGAGTATTGGGAGGGACTGACAGTGAGATGCAGCAAaatatctctctttttcttgcctttaaaGCCAATATTTGTCTGGGTATTTCTCCGTGTGTGAATTGTTCTCTCTCAATATTTTTGTATCAATGGCAGCTCTTCAAGACATCCCTTCCTGAAGAGATTCAAGGTTGatgagcagctcctggagtcCATGGCCATGATGGAAACAAGGCTCATATTCTTTACTTCCCATGGACACTGGGAGACACCACATCACCGGATCTCCATGGCAATGGCCAATGGTTCCTCTCTTCATCCTcctgggaggagggggaggagaagcagggcagagctgctgcacctGAGCACCTGACAACAGAACATTTGCTGCAAAAAACGTCAAAGGCAATAAATGAATTGGATGGGATTAGGGAGGGCAGGCAAACAGCTGTCTTTGGTAGTCCATGGGTGTGAGAACTGCTGTTAAATGCTCTGTCATTTCACCACCAGCCAACTGGAACCAGGCCAAAAGCAGTGACTGCACAGGTCTCTTGACAAAGaattcccattccctgcctcTACGACCTGCAAGAGAAAGAGTGGAGGGGGTTGTTTTCTTAAtagttttcctttaaatattcccattttattaaataatcaAATTCTGAGGGcaagtctttatttttctgaagctcATTTCACGTGTAGAGGAACAGAACAGCTCAGGTGTGTTCAAATTATCTCGTCTCAACTGCCTTTTGGAAACTTTGGTCAcaccttcctctctttttaattaTGACAGTTGAAGAGGTGTCAAAGCAAAAGTAGACTCTGCCTGAGCATCGGTGTTTTAAGCAGGATGAACACCCTacttttcactgcagaaatattGGATGCTACAGCCAGAAATTATGctattttttcttgaatttgtCTGACAAATATGTTGTTTTTGCTCCATGGCAGAAAACAAGTTTAAAGGATGCTGCTGAATGTAAATCCGAAGCAGAAGACAAAACTAGTTTGGCACCTGAGTGTGGCACCACCCAGGTGTGTCTTTGCAAATAATTCCATGTGTGGTGACCCCTGATGAGAAAACCAGTCCATCCCTCCACTATCCCTCACCTGCCCTGGATGAAGTCCTCATTCCACAAATTGCCTCGAGGCCAGGTTGAATCTTgaatgaaaatgagaagagaagaaggagcaaaatggtttcttttcctgactcagtcccatccctgtcACCTCTGCTGCAGGGGAGGTGGGAAAACCACCCCAGGCATGGAGGgccaccagcagagctgggaaaggttCCAGGACTGGGTCTTTAAGTCTCTTTAAGGGATTCCTGTGTGGAAACACTGGCAGAGGTGAACTCATACCCATGAAACTATTTTGGCATTCCAGGCACAGAGGTCATTCCAGTGTTGGTGGTGAACACGTCCTGTGTGTGCAAATCCTGGCACAGGCACATTGGAAGAGCTTTTTTAATGATCTGGTGACTTCATCAGATGATGTCCCCCCATAAAATGGGCTTGGGGGTGAGAAATCAGAGAAGTCACATGGGGAGGAGTCGGGGGCTGAGATGAAATCTGTGCatcaagagcagcagcagagcagccaaggGTGCAGCTTCTGGTTTGCAAGTCCTGTGGTTGAGCTTAAGAAAGGCCTCAAGAGAGCTCAAGGTAAGGTCAGGAATGAGTTTTCAAGGGATCTTGACACAGATCTGTCAAGTGACAATGGGAGTGGGATTAGTCAAAACGTCAGGGGATGAACTTGGCTCCATCAGCCTCCTCCCCGGGTGAGTGGCAGCTCCAATTAATTAAGGGATGTTCTGCAGAGGGCAGgtattttaattgtttctggTGGCTTagcagccagcagagcagagcaaacagcgatctctctttctgctctgtttggCCCCCAAAAATATCCTCATTGCACAACAATGTGTGCGCAAAGGAGAGCAGGAATGTGGCTGTGCAGGGTGGGTTGGGAGCAGATAATCCTTTCCGGGCTCTGTTGTGCCAGGTGACTCTCTGCAAGCTTATTTTTAGCCTCATTCTCTCCCCTGGCCCCATTAAAGTCACAATCTGAGCATCTCTCAATGGACTGGGCCCGATAACATCTGGACAAGGTAGAGGAATGGAAACACTGTGTGACTTGCCCCAGGCCACAGAGGAAATGTGGAGCACAGAGAGGAATTGCTGCTCCTTAAATGTGGGCTCATGTGGCCTCTCCACCCCACAGACTCTTTTAGAGCCAGTTTTTaatcagctgctgcaaattGGGTGGATTTCAGAGGAACCTGGTGATGTTTTTCAGGTACTGGATGTAACTTCTAATGTGCTGTAGGAAATACTGTGAGGCCTCTCCTTCATTATCGCCACAGAGATAATGAACACTAATTAATGATATCAGTGAAATCttagaatcctggaatggttttgtttggaagggaccttcaagactGTCTCATTCTgaccccttgccatgggcagggacatcttccactatcccaggtttctccaagccccatccaacctggctttggacacttgcagggatggggcagccacagcttccctgggaattccattccagcccctcaccaccctcacaggaaaggaTTTATTCCCAATAACTAATCAAAATCTCTCCTTTTGCATGTTTAGGAATTGTATATCCACATTGAGTCCATAGTGAAACATCAGCCTCTGGAAAAGTGCAGTTGCTGCCcttgggaaaagaagaagaaacaattttattgtccagctgtttattattttaacaaatgcaCCGTGGGTTGATCCTGGAGGAATAAAAATCTCTTGCATACATAATAAACTGAGTTGTTTCAAGACCCTATCCTCAATTTTAGGCCTTTTAGAAGTgtggagaaggcagaaaaacttATGAAGCTGCTCAAGAATGGAATTGCTTGGGCAAAAAAACACCCAGACTTCTTTGTCAGAGAAATGTTGTGCTTGTGTGTCGTGCAAAAAGCAGTTCTTAGGACTGGTTTTTCAGCCTCCAGAAAGTAAATTGTCCTTCAGCCAGGGCTTGCACTGCTGTGTGGTGTCAGAGGTCTGACAGAGggtgcagctcagagcaggagccACCGAGTCCTGCTGATGTTTGTCAGGGGTTTACAAGGCAGGAGGGGACACTGTGCAGTCACAGCTCTTGGAAAAACATCCCAACCTCTTCCTGgtcctgccctggcccagcCCAGGTTCTGATCCGTGGCTGAGTCATTGATCCACCTCAGTTCAGCACCTCCTAAGCCTTCTCAGTTGTTTTGGAGGCTGTTCTGTCGCTGACCTGGATGGAGAGTGAGGGTCTGTGCTCCttccagagctgtgccagggggttCCACCAGTCAGGGGGGTTTCCTGTCCTATTCTTGACTGTGTCTGTCCCAGTCAGGGCCTCTCCCAGTTGCACCTTCTCTGAGCTATTTAACCACAGAATATGaggagttggaaaggacccacaatcatagaagcacagaatggtttgggttggaagggaccttaaagaccacccagttccatccccctgccatgggcagggacaccttccactatcccaggttgctccaagccccatccaacgtggccttggacacttccagggatggggcagccacagcttccctggcaacctgtgccagggcctcccactcacagggaacaatttcttcccaatatccaatttaaacctgtcctctgtcagtgggaagccattcccccttgtcctgtcactccagacccttgtccaaagttcctcttcagctttcttggagccccttaaggtactgaaaggccacaataaggtctctccagagccttctcttctccaggctgaccaTCTTCAACTCTCAcaacctttcctcataggagagtTTTCCATCCCATCCTACTTGTCTCCAGCACGTGAAAACACCCATGGAGACGGTGAATCTCCAGGTAATTCCAAAGGAGATTGACCACTCAGTGGTCAATCCTGGGCTCCTTCCAGAGTATGTTCAGAGAAGAAGTTGGGAGGAGGAATCATCCCTTCAGCCTCTAAGGGTGTAGACATCAGGTGTCAACATCAGGTGTCAGCCACCAGCCTCTTGGCTCCTGGAAAAAACTCCTGAATTGTGAGCTCAAGCAAAAGGTGTCATTATCACATGGGACCAACGTGCTAAACTAGAGCTGAGCGGCCCCCATTCCTGCTCATCTATCTTATTTTTGGGGATGAATTCCCAaaattcccatccctggaagtgttcaaggccaggttggatggggctctgagcaacctggaaggggaagttgtccctgcccatggcagggggttgaaactggatgacctttaaggtcctttccaacccaaactattttatgattccatgGATGTGTTTGACCTCTCCAAAAGTTGGAAGAAGCTCATCCAACATCCCTGGGGACTCCAGTGGCTCTGGCTAACATGCTTTGGCATTTAACTCCCAGTTTCCAGAAAGGACCATTGTGGCCAAATTTCTTGTTGGGAAAGGGCCACTGGATGTGGACAGGCCTGCCTGGGAATTGTTTCAATAGTATGTCAGGGACATTCTAACAGTGCAAGGAGGTGATTCCCTGGAATGGGAAGTTCATGGAGCTGGTCATCCATGCAGAGAAGAACCAGGCTGAGAGGTCTGTAGCTGGATGAGCCCCTTTTCAATGCTCTGACTCAGGAGGTTTGGAAAAGCTGGAATAAATCTCCCAGCTCATCCTGTATCCTCCCACCACCAATAACCAGATGCGACTCCTATAAACAAGGTGGTTCATCCTGGATTTTCCTTCAGGGGAAACCCCTTCCCTGTTTCCTACAATTAACAGCTTGTTAATGCCTCGCATCCCAAGGATTTACCTCTTTCACAACAGCAGGTAGTGTCATTATCTTCTGCCATCCCACTGCCTTCATCCCAAATGGGATGCTGGCCCTTGTCCCATGGTTTTGGGTCCCCCAGGTGAATCATCTCCACCAGGgagatgtttctttttatttaaagatggCTCTGCGCATCCTTTGAAGTTCCAATAGTTCTTAAGGTGTGAGAGAGGAAAATAGGACTCTTGGCCAATCTCCCTCCCCTCTTAATcctcctcccagtgctgccccGAATTCCCAGCTCCTTGACTTCACGGATCTTGTTGCTCCCACCCAGGTCCATCTCCACACTCTTCCTTACCTTCTTTTGTGGTATTTTATAAGGAAACCCTTTTGATGCACTGGCCTTGACCAGAATGTTTTCTACCTTGTTTCTCAGATCCCTTCACATTTGTTTTGCTCGAAAAACCTACTTGAGAGTTTCTTTCAGGTCTCTTTGTactttccctgctgcttttgtcAAAGCACCTCCCGGTGCAAGGTGGGAAAATAGAAGTTTATATCCATAAAATAAACCACCTGGAGAAGGCAAACCATAATTTAGAGTTTATAACTATGTAGAGAAGCTGTAGGAGTATATGAGAGTTTGCCTTGCTCTCAGACACCTCATTGGTACCAGGATCCAAGAGGGCTTGAAGTGTTTTTTCACATATTTGAAGCTGGAGTGTTGGCACATTCCTTGCACCAGGAAAAGTGGGCAAAACATGGTGTTTGTATCAGTGCCAGAGGTTCTTCTAAGCCACTTCATCAGATATGAACTGAATCTACATGTGACAGGTAGAGACAGACAAACAAGAGGTCCCACGAATGGGGAAGTATCATGGAATTTTGGAATTACaggatgatttgggttggaagggaacttaaaatcatcttgttccaactccctgctgtgggcagggatgcctttcactatcccaggttgctccaagccccatccaacctgtccttggacacttccagggatggggcagccacagtttctctgggcaacctgtgccagggcctcaccacttTCCCAGAGAAGAATTCcatcctaatatccaatctaaattcACCCTCTTTCAGCTAAAGCCATTATCATGGGTGAACCTGGCAAATACCTATTATAGAGAAGGGAATAAAGGCTGTGTGGGTATCTCATGACCTCGACAAATCTTCTGGAAACACCAGTCTCACCTTCCTGTTCAGCACTCCTAATCCTGTCCTGAGGGCACCTCAGGAAGAGAGGAGTCAGCTCCCTGCTTTTCCTTACATTCCCCACTCTTGttctcctctgtgttttccCCAAACTtgcctcctccccatccctcactGACTGTGTCTCACCCGAGGTGGAACTGGGTGGTATCCCACCAGGTGGGTGCTGCATCAAGGAAGGGGAAAATGGATCAAGGAGGAACCTGCCCATGGGGAATGAGGTCCTTCAGAGGATGCCACTGAGGCCAGGACAGAGACTGGCAATCCCAAAATTGATTTACTTGACCAGGACACCATGGGGACACCTTTCCACTTCGCTCCAGTGGTTGTTGCCCACCATGGTGCTCCAGGCACCTGAATGTGCAGTCCTGCCCACCATCCCAAGGGTGCTACAGCTTTGGGAAGGAGTGGGAATGGCTGTGGGAATATGTAGCGGGGAAGGTGAGCTCTGCTGTTGCCTCACATGGTGCAGGGTCCCAGGGTCTGTAGGTCACCAGCAAGTCCCCCTTCAGGTGTGATGGCTCTTCACAGGTTCTCTTGGGGGATGTGCCCTCCTTGGGGGAGTTTGTCATAAGCCAGAGCCCCTCAAGCTTTGGAGGCACAGCTGCCACCTCTATTGTGCTGTGCCATGGAACCTCTCAGAACctacagaatcccagaatcattgaggttggaaaagagctccaagaccatcaagtccacCCTGTGGCTGACCCCCAACTtatcccccagcccagggcactgagtaccacatccaggccttccttggacacctccagggatggggactccaaacctccctgggcagccccttccaatgcctgactgCCCTTTccgtgaagaaattcctcctgatgtccaacctgaacctcccctggtgcaacttgacatttcctctcctcctgtcccttgttccctgggagcagagctcgaCCCCCACCTGGTTACAAACTCCTGTCAGGGAATTGTAGAGACCAAAAAGGTCCAttctgagtctccttttctccaggttgatcccccccagctccctcagctggatTTACTCTCTAGACCTTCCCTAGtcccgttcccttccctgcacacgctccaacccctcaatgtctttcttgtcatgaggggaCCAAAACTGGATGCTGGACTTgaagtgtggcctcaccagcgaAGTTACTGGGGATGCCTTTGATCTCCTCacccagatcatcaataaaCTCATTATTGAACAGGACTGCCCCAAGAGTGATCCCTTggggacaccaccagtgaccAGCCACCAGCTGGACGTGGCACCATTTcctccccaccactctctgggcctcCAACCAGCCAGTCCTTAACCCAGCCAAGCGTGCACCTTGTCCAAGCCATTTCCAGGAGAATGCCATGGAAACAACATCAAAGGCTTTCCTGAAACCCGGACAGAtgcatccacagcctttccctcatcctcTAGATGGGTTTCCTGGTCACACAAGGAGATCAGCTCACATAACCCAGCGAGGACCAAGGCTGAACCAGACACACAACACCCCccctgcagtggctgctggggcagaaaCAGGGGGCTGAGTGATTAACAGGCCACACTCTGATGCTTGATTTGGACATAAGTTTATTTTAGGTGTTTTGCAGGCAGTGTGAACATGTATTTTCTGATCTGGTAGTGCTACAGCTTTGCAATAAAGGTGAAGAAGAAGCTGTCATTTGGCAAAGAGAGCCATCAGCTCCAAGAGTGCTGGATGCCCAACACACCTCATCGCTCCTGGTTAAAATTCCTGTTGTTAGACGAGTGCTCTGACACTTTCTGTGGTCATGGGAGGCCTCTTGGCTCCTCACAACTTGTTGTTGAGGAAGATCCAGAGCACACCAGCTGCTACCCCTCCTGCCATGCCATAGCTGGACCTCACGGAGCCCGCAGCGTTGGTGTTGCAGAGgtcactgctgcagcaggagacgTTCCTGTTGCCCACGTTGAAGTCCTGGTAGGAGGTTTCACAGGATGACTCACAGCCCTTGTTGATGATGCTGAAGAGCCCTACAACCCCTGAGAGGAAAGCAGGACCATCACTACAAGGACTCAGTGCAAGCCAAGCCTCTCGGAACTGAGTAATAATTCTTTTCTGAACTCATTTCCCGAGAAAAatgtcagagaatcacagaatggtttggattagaagggacctgaaaggtcatctcattccaaagccctgccatgggcagggacaccttccactagcccaggttgctccaaaccccatccaacccagccttgaacactttcagggatgaggcagccatAGCTTCCCTAGGAATTCTATTCCAGCACTTTGCCACCCTCCCAGGttggaatttcttcccaatgtcccatccaaccctgccctctgtcaatGTTAATCCCTATCACACACATCCCACACATACCCATTTCAGATGGCAGAGTTGTTGTTTGATTTGTTCCTGAGAGGCACAGCCCAATTTTTTGGcaaatttctgctgttttccagcagattTTGATCTCTATGATATCTCCTGATCCTGTGCAATCTATTCCAGCATAGGCTATAAATAGAGCCAAGTGTGTTATGCAGCATGTTGGCTCTCCTGCCTGGGAATATCACGGATTTGCACATTTCCAACCAGGATAATTCCTAGTGGAGGTGTTACATCTACTGCCTGACAGAGAGGAGTTTGAACATCTCATTGATGTCCCTGGGTCTAAGAGCAGCTGAGCTGTCACCACAGATCTGATGAGGGCAAACCAGATTGGGAATGGGAGAATAAAATCATAAAGACACACGGATGGCTCCATTCAGAGCTGGATGGAGGAGGAATTCTCTCAGTTTCCTTGAAATCACTGAAAATCAGCTCTCAAGTGAAGCTCCTCCTGACTTCACAACAAGGTTTCACCAGACTCAGCCCCTCACATTTTAATTCGTGTTTGCAAGTATTTCAAAGCCATAAA is part of the Chiroxiphia lanceolata isolate bChiLan1 chromosome 1, bChiLan1.pri, whole genome shotgun sequence genome and encodes:
- the PSCA gene encoding prostate stem cell antigen; translated protein: MKVFLVLLLGALLCVDSGSSLRCYTCKNQLSNSKCLTEATCTADKNICKTDVIRVVGLFSIINKGCESSCETSYQDFNVGNRNVSCCSSDLCNTNAAGSVRSSYGMAGGVAAGVLWIFLNNKL